A region from the Lolium perenne isolate Kyuss_39 chromosome 4, Kyuss_2.0, whole genome shotgun sequence genome encodes:
- the LOC127348684 gene encoding uncharacterized protein has product MRVVVEAAALRRMPSLEREPKTLSLHELNCAREAALYVLSTHSSQDAARIFTQGLKPVLVARSNSTDSDSDDDHDGDVFEPDGAFVDADHDGARRLRHPRGRIANKRDFATAPF; this is encoded by the exons ATGAGGGTCGTGGTTGAGGCTGCTGCACTCAGGAGGATGCCTTCCCTCGAGCGGGAGCCCAAGACGCTCTCCCTCCACGAGCTCAACTGCGCCAGG GAGGCAGCGTTGTACGTGCTGAGCACGCACTCTTCGCAGGACGCCGCCAGAATCTTCACCCAG GGTCTCAAGCCGGTTCTCGTCGCCAGAAGCAATTCCACGGACTCCGACTCCGACGATGACCATGACGGGGACGTGTTTGAGCCGGACGGGGCGTTCGTCGACGCTGATCACGACGGCGCGCGTCGCCTCCGCCACCCGCGTGGCCGCATCGCCAACAAACGGGACTTCGCTACAGCACCCTTCTAA
- the LOC127294129 gene encoding F-box/LRR-repeat protein At3g26922 isoform X1, protein MPKRCKRSKKAVVDATGEDRISALPDAILQVVLSFLPSDETVQTCTLSRRWRHLWKSTPALRILYTDLRYWSVKEMNVFVNYLLLLRDRAPLDECEISYRGQFSDEEHADIVRFSGMWIHYALSLCRAQVVKVNVGIPLTHGNSALVSRFLRRLELRGVSLCEHAIDFSGCPKLEDLNLRYCAINGHKISAQSVRRLSIIQCAINLDSDTRIRISAPCLVFLQLDGVRGGVSLLESMTSLVTAYIRLGGSYLDSCSHVDYRDCDDCLAYDDDGGGGDGNGCVLLQGLSGATSLELITTDRDVFIFRKDLKRCPTFSMLKTLLLNEWCVAADFGALACFLQHTPVLEKLVLQLRLDVLKIWKFVTKIYESYNPTVQFLVLKHLKVVEIRCEKEDEQVRQIVKILSTFGVSSDRIDVQVIQHTYFSEFSPRFSFEQT, encoded by the exons ATGCCGAAGAGGTGCAAGCGCAGCAAGAAAGCGGTCGTCGATGCCACCGGAGAGGACCGCATCAGCGCCCTGCCTGACGCTATCCTCCAGGTCGTGTTGTCCTTCCTGCCCTCGGACGAGACGGTGCAGACGTGCACGCTCTCCCGCCGCTGGCGTCACCTCTGGAAGTCCACGCCCGCCCTACGCATCCTCTATACTGATCTGAGGTACTGGAGTGTCAAGGAGATGAATGTCTTCGTGAACTACCTCCTGCTCCTCCGTGACCGCGCGCCATTAGATGAGTGCGAGATCAGTTACCGTGGTCAATTCAGCGACGAGGAACACGCTGACATAGTTCGGTTCTCTGGTATGTGGATCCACTACGCCCTGTCACTGTGCCGAGCTCAGGTGGTCAAAGTCAATGTGGGAATCCCCCTGACGCATGGCAACTCGGCTCTCGTCTCACGGTTCCTCAGGAGGCTGGAGCTTCGTGGAGTTAGTTTGTGTGAACATGCTATAGACTTCTCAGGCTGCCCCAAACTGGAGGATCTGAATCTGCGCTATTGCGCAATCAATGGCCACAAGATTTCAGCCCAATCAGTGAGACGTCTAAGCATCATTCAATGTGCTATCAATCTCGATTCTGATACCCGCATACGTATTTCTGCCCCATGTCTCGTATTCTTGCAACTAGATGGTGTTAGAGGAGGTGTTTCTTTGCTTGAGAGCATGACATCATTGGTAACAGCATACATCAGGCTTGGTGGAAGTTACTTGGATTCCTGTTCACATGTAGATTACAGGGATTGTGATGATTGTTTAGCctatgatgatgatggtggtggtggtgacggCAATGGCTGTGTGCTCCTTCAAGGCCTGTCAGGCGCCACCAGTTTAGAGTTGATTACTACCGACCGTGATGTG TTCATTTTCAGAAAGGATTTGAAACGGTGTCCTACATTTAGCATGTTAAAGACATTATTGCTCAATGAGTGGTGTGTGGCGGCTGATTTTGGTGCACTAGCTTGCTTTCTCCAGCACACGCCAGTTCTAGAGAAACTTGTTCTTCAACTTCGACTTGATGTG TTAAAGATATGGAAGTTTGTGACAAAAATATATGAAAGCTATAACCCAACGGTACAATTCTTGGTGTTGAAGCATCTCAAGGTAGTTGAAATCAGATGTGAGAAGGAAGATGAGCAGGTTCGCCAGATTGTTAAGATCTTGAGTACCTTTGGAGTATCTTCTGATCGAATTGATGTCCAAGTTATCCAACATACCTACTtttccgagttttctccaa
- the LOC127294129 gene encoding F-box/LRR-repeat protein At3g26922 isoform X2 yields the protein MPKRCKRSKKAVVDATGEDRISALPDAILQVVLSFLPSDETVQTCTLSRRWRHLWKSTPALRILYTDLRYWSVKEMNVFVNYLLLLRDRAPLDECEISYRGQFSDEEHADIVRFSGMWIHYALSLCRAQVVKVNVGIPLTHGNSALVSRFLRRLELRGVSLCEHAIDFSGCPKLEDLNLRYCAINGHKISAQSVRRLSIIQCAINLDSDTRIRISAPCLVFLQLDGVRGGVSLLESMTSLVTAYIRLGGSYLDSCSHVDYRDCDDCLAYDDDGGGGDGNGCVLLQGLSGATSLELITTDRDVFIFRKDLKRCPTFSMLKTLLLNEWCVAADFGALACFLQHTPVLEKLVLQLRLDVIWKFVTKIYESYNPTVQFLVLKHLKVVEIRCEKEDEQVRQIVKILSTFGVSSDRIDVQVIQHTYFSEFSPRFSFEQT from the exons ATGCCGAAGAGGTGCAAGCGCAGCAAGAAAGCGGTCGTCGATGCCACCGGAGAGGACCGCATCAGCGCCCTGCCTGACGCTATCCTCCAGGTCGTGTTGTCCTTCCTGCCCTCGGACGAGACGGTGCAGACGTGCACGCTCTCCCGCCGCTGGCGTCACCTCTGGAAGTCCACGCCCGCCCTACGCATCCTCTATACTGATCTGAGGTACTGGAGTGTCAAGGAGATGAATGTCTTCGTGAACTACCTCCTGCTCCTCCGTGACCGCGCGCCATTAGATGAGTGCGAGATCAGTTACCGTGGTCAATTCAGCGACGAGGAACACGCTGACATAGTTCGGTTCTCTGGTATGTGGATCCACTACGCCCTGTCACTGTGCCGAGCTCAGGTGGTCAAAGTCAATGTGGGAATCCCCCTGACGCATGGCAACTCGGCTCTCGTCTCACGGTTCCTCAGGAGGCTGGAGCTTCGTGGAGTTAGTTTGTGTGAACATGCTATAGACTTCTCAGGCTGCCCCAAACTGGAGGATCTGAATCTGCGCTATTGCGCAATCAATGGCCACAAGATTTCAGCCCAATCAGTGAGACGTCTAAGCATCATTCAATGTGCTATCAATCTCGATTCTGATACCCGCATACGTATTTCTGCCCCATGTCTCGTATTCTTGCAACTAGATGGTGTTAGAGGAGGTGTTTCTTTGCTTGAGAGCATGACATCATTGGTAACAGCATACATCAGGCTTGGTGGAAGTTACTTGGATTCCTGTTCACATGTAGATTACAGGGATTGTGATGATTGTTTAGCctatgatgatgatggtggtggtggtgacggCAATGGCTGTGTGCTCCTTCAAGGCCTGTCAGGCGCCACCAGTTTAGAGTTGATTACTACCGACCGTGATGTG TTCATTTTCAGAAAGGATTTGAAACGGTGTCCTACATTTAGCATGTTAAAGACATTATTGCTCAATGAGTGGTGTGTGGCGGCTGATTTTGGTGCACTAGCTTGCTTTCTCCAGCACACGCCAGTTCTAGAGAAACTTGTTCTTCAACTTCGACTTGATGTG ATATGGAAGTTTGTGACAAAAATATATGAAAGCTATAACCCAACGGTACAATTCTTGGTGTTGAAGCATCTCAAGGTAGTTGAAATCAGATGTGAGAAGGAAGATGAGCAGGTTCGCCAGATTGTTAAGATCTTGAGTACCTTTGGAGTATCTTCTGATCGAATTGATGTCCAAGTTATCCAACATACCTACTtttccgagttttctccaa